In Microplitis mediator isolate UGA2020A chromosome 9, iyMicMedi2.1, whole genome shotgun sequence, the DNA window TTCCGACAGACGATGGGGAAATTACGATAACTTTGTCGGCGGTTCCGTACGAGGAGTTGTTCAGTCTTCAGCCGGCGAAGGTCAAGAAAATTACCAAGAAACCGGAGCCGCCTAAACTGGAGCCGGTTAAATACAAGCGGAAGGTTCAATTGAAAGACAGTAGGTCTGTCGTAACATCTATTAACTCTTTGCCGTTGGCTACTTCTTCTCCTAATGTTGAACAGCCGGGAGCGACGAAATTAGTCAAGGCTGATGTTCACAAAAATGATGGAACTAATAAAGAAGgtgagattttattttttaatttatgttgttattgttaattatcaggtaataattattgttacagAAAAAGCAaaccggaaaaaaaatccagagGCTAAAGATActgtaagaatttttttttaggattttttatgatactggagttagccgacgtcttgtaatttttggatttttttttgaacgataaattatacaaaaaaagtattttgaaaaattgcacctgtagttttttatatttcctacatgtgcactttttaaatttttcataatcgattttttgaaaaaaaatcttaaaattttgagctgtCTACTAAATTCAGGATCacatttttatgatactgaaattaatcgacgtcttgtaatttttggatttttttcaaaacgataaatttaaaaaaaaatcgcagctgtagttttttgaatttcctacatgtgcatttttttttttaattaaattgctaaaaaaaaatatggaaattTTTGGTTGTCTACTAAATTCAGGATCGTATttttgatactgaagttaatcgacgtcttgtaatttttggacttttttcaaaacgataaatttaaaaaaaaaattgcacctgtagttttttaaatttcttacatgtgtaatttttttattttttgaaaagaaactccgaaaatttttagttgtctaCTAAATTCAGAATCGTATTTTTGATGCTAAAATTAGTCGACGTTttgtaatttttggatttttttcaaaacgataaatttaaaaaaaaattgcacctgtagttttttaaattttctacatgtgcatttttttgaaaagaaactccaaaaattttcaattgtctcctaacttcaggatcattaattttttataccaagACCGCGAAGTTTTTCTTCAACTTCGCGGTCTTACTGACCAACTActgattgattttattaattaactgtcataattattatatttttcagattGATAAATTAAGAGACCCGAAGTTATTATTAAGTCAATTAAATATCGACAAATTACTTACGACAGTCCATGGGCCAGAGtaggaatattttattttaaaaattggcgCGCAACtcgatattcaaaaaaaaggtttCAATGCTGAGCATTACATTAAAAATGTTAACTGTTAAGTTTGACTAACAATTAAAATCTATTGTCAGTttcctaattaaaaaaaaaaacaattaaataattataagttgtAAATATGTGtaatagtttataaaataatgaccTTAGACATAAGtagttattttttagtacagtaaattaaatttgatatttaattattgttaaagtgcatctagtttttttttgtttaattattttttacgtgaaaattttttgatataaaaataaaattgagaaaattgtttttcatttgtagtttttattgataaaataatcattCAGATTGACCGCAATAAATactgaataaattattcaaggtaattataattgtactgtagacattaattattagatttattataacggaagtaattaataataatttttaattattaattgtgatAAGAGGGAGGAAATTATGCCTTGAGTTTGACGGCTTCATCTACTTCTCCCATGATGTCTTTAAGTTTCATGTAGTTCTCGGGAGTTAATGAAATTcctgtaatttaattaatttattaatcaatcaattaatttaataaaatttatgcctgaagtcagcagacaattaacaatttttgaatttttttttgacaatttaattaaagaaaaaaaatgcacatgtagaaaatttgaaaagctacaggtgcaattttttgaattttttttttgacagtttaattaaagaaaaaaaaaattgaaaaaaatgcacaagtagaaaatttaaaaagctacaggtgcaattttttgaatttttttttttttgaatttatcgtttaaaaacgatgatgtttaaaaaaaatgttaatgagtGAATACAGCAGACGTCagacgaatttaaaattattaattaatagagtaaataattaaaaaaatgaaatttgaaaaaaatgcgctcttagaaaattttcaaattaataagtgcatttttttttaattttatttttgtaattatttactctatttatttatagttttaaatttgtctgatggcTGCTACATTCAGTCATAAATTGTTAGACGTCGGAtaacttcagtgtcataaattgataattagaGATAAAGatgaatgttatttttttttgaaaatacctTTACGTCCAGGTTTAAGAGAACCTTCATTATCAAGATACATTTCACGGATGTCGATGTACAATTTGCCTTTCCACTTACGAACAGTCACGTGTTTCTTGTTACCAATTTCCCATGTTGGTTCTTCTTCATCAAGTTTACTGGAAGATGCCTTTTTTGATGGCTTTTCTTCTTTTgcattcttttcttttttttcttcacgcTTTGGCTTCTTCTTTTTTGGCTTTTCTtcctaaagaaaaaaaaaaattcgtttattattttgaatcggaaaaaaaagaatgatACCGAAGTTAAAtgtctaattatttaaagatttttgacagaaagaattacaaaaaaaaatatttgaaaaattgcacctgtagtttttttaatttcctacatgtggattttttctttttttgtaattgaaataaatatttaataaataaaaataattgagattAAAGatttcatgatcctgaaggtagcagacaattaacaatttttggattttcttttttaccaaaccaatatcgaaaaaaaaaaaaaactaaaaatatgcgcatgtagaaaatttaaaaaactaaaggtgcaattttttaaatattttttttttacttatagtttattattttaaaaaaaatccaaaaattattagacgtccgctaacttcagaatAATAAGattttgatgtaaaaaaattaattaatcagcaaacaaaaaattaaaattttagttaaactggaaaattttttgatctatGCATCATCAGCCAGAAAAATAGATATCGattttatgaaactttttgtacacaaaatttatttagcaaattagcagaagaaaaaaattttatcataaaaaattgatgattcTGAACTTAGctgacgtctgataattttttgaatttttttttaaacgataaattataaaaaaaaaaatattttaaaaaattgcacctgtagtttttaaaattttctacatgtgcatatttttagtttgtttttaaatttttttaacaattcaaaaattaaagcacttgggtaatttattgtttgacctgaataaaataatgattttgaaattagcatgatactgaatttagcagacgtctaatagtttttgaatttatttaaaaatcattaattataaaaataaaaatatttcagaaaatcgCGTCTGttgttcttttaattttctgcatgtgcatatttttagattttttttttttatgctttaattggttgaaaaaaaattcaaaaattttcaatactgaagttagcagacgtctaataatttttggattttttttttagacgataaaccagaagaaaaaaaatatttcaaaaaattacatatatagttttttaaattttctacatgtgcatatttttagttttttttttcttcaaatttaattgttcaaaaaaaaatccaaaaattttgaattgtctgctaacttcaggatcataaactTCAAGTgcaatttatgaaatttttttttttttaataatttaccgtctaaaataaaatccaaaaattattagacgtttgctaacttcagtatcataaagtcagcagacaatttaaaattgtcggattttttttcaacaaataaattacaaaaaaaaaaaaaaactaaaaaaatccacatgtagaaaatttaaaaaactacaggtgcaatttttttaaatatttttttttttataatttaccgtctaaaataaaatccaaaaattattagacatccgctaacttcagtatcaataaaatattcattggcaattaaaaaaaaagtaataagaattttaaaaaatgactaattaataaatataattacttcAGAGTGACTAGATCCACTAGAATCATCACTAGAAAGATACTCTTTAGATTTCGGCATCTTGTAAATCGAATCTAATTCCTCTTTCCAAAGatcttgatatttatttgggttgactgaaataaaaaaatattttaaggtTAAAATTtgcattcttttttttttatatacttttacacatacacatacatatacatatactaaATGTATaagtgaaatatatttataaaaaaaaattatttattaataaataaataaataaaatttaaataattaatttttgccgGCAAAAAAAAGCGTCTGTACTTTTTATCacatacttttatatttaattctttaattaaCTTACAGAATGAAGCGGTTGTAGAAATATATCGAGGTTTTAAGTGATTAGATATTAATCTATAGACATAAATTAAcataaagtataaattttaagtttgaagaTAAGAATGAAGACAAAGGAATTTCTTACTTGTACTTACGATTGTCTGCAATTGAATGTGTggcaacatatatatttatatatacatatatacatatatgtatgaaaaactgtaatgtatatatataaatatatatatcaacaaAATGACggttagtaaatttttctattggcCGGGAAATAAAAAGCCGCGAAAAAGTCGGCCAATTATAAGGATTTGAATTTTCGCGGgagttttaaaatgaataaaataatttatatatattacggtattaaaaacaattgtaatttgttattttatttattatttatatatatttataattatcaaacatcaatatattgaataaatataacaatataagataaatatttacataaaaatatttatagttttgaattataatttttttacaaaaaatttttttccatgtctattaatttattttacgtgtaaataaaaattttgcgaTTTATTATTCGCTGTTTTGTAATATTGTCAATTTTcgtactaattaattaacggAGTCCATTTCCCCccttttttacaatttaatttttctatgccggcagattgataaaaaaaatttgacttttaaatttttatcaatttgctcagcgttaaaaaaaagtttataaaaattaataattatatttaaataacgattattattattatcaattatcatttatatttatagtcATTTACTGACTGAgaattttgtataaattttttaattaattaattaattatttattttaatcactaTCGTCGGTATTTCTGGTCGCACGTGTCAGTGGTCTTCTGCTGTCTTCGTCGGAACCATAGAGAACATCTTCGTCGGAATCGTTAATCATGGAAAATGTTGGATTATCTTTTGTAATCGATGAATCTAGaagtcaaataattaaataattaattgatatgaataattaaattaaatatatcgcGTCGCTGATTATAAAAGGACTCATATTTGGGAAGGCATCAGTTGCCTGCAATATTTTTTCGTACATTGGAAATTCTTACTCAGTTGggtactaaaatttattctacgGTTCTATTGTCTacggaaatataaaatatgtaatttaattgcataaaaaaataattgcactgTTCCCTTGCCCGGCAACTTTACTATCATGGATTTTCCAGCCACGTGATTTTCCAGAATTAGTTGGTAATTAAATTTGGTGgcgttgaaaaattattgacttgaatttgtacCTTTTCATGGCTTCAAgtctttttttattgccaagtattgggatgaataaatttatctgtattttttaaattacatttgaattacgcgggaaaaagatggtcgtatttatttttttaaattaaatttgtattttaattattctgtggGAAGACATCACTTGTCtatattatgaatatttactgctgaattttttactgttggcttctaaaatttattctacgGTTCTATTGCTTacggaaatataaaatatgtaatttaattgtataaaaaaataattgcagttCTATTGCctacagaaaaataattcatgatgTTCAATTGATTGCTATTTAATTGTGTACCCAATCAAAGAAATTCCTGATTAATGTAGACAAGCTTCTGATTTATTTGCTGAGAAAATCTTGTACTTGTTGACGAGAAATGACCAACCTTCAAGACCGatcacttgataaaaaaaaagctgcAGCTGGTCTGAAAAATATCAGAACCTCGGTAGTCTTCACAATAGCAACTGGAAAACTTGACAGAGTTTTCTATCAGAAATTAGTGACCTGATCAGGTGATTCCCTGCGTCGACTATGAGATTCAACCCAGTGTCTTATTATGGACATGGCGAGTTATACTTTTGTCAAGACTACCGCGGTTCTGATATTTTACAGATCAatcgtcttttttttatcaagtgatCGGTCTTGAACGTTGGTCATTTCTCCTCAACAAGTACAAGATTTTCTCAGCAAAATCAGGAGCTTGTCTACATTAATCAGGTATTTCTTTGATTTGGGTTCACAATTAAATAGCAATCAATTGAAcatcatgaattatttttctgtagGCAATAGAACTGCAATTAAATTacgtatttaatatttacgtAAGCAATAGAACtgtagaataaattttagtaggCAGCaacagcgggagtagttcggtgctcgccacgagatcgcgcctaccacttgtagtgtccctggtaagaaagaTATTAtagaagtgttatattccaaatttctgTACAAACTTGTTCCTGTGTCATTTGACAGAGCGACAAGTACCTTTTTGGATTATACTAGAGAATATCCTATAGTAAATCATGActttcatataaaatattaatgtttgcttgaataattttctcgaaatgaaaaaaatatttacatttcgTAGTGGATTCTATCACTATTTAAACTAGATTATTGAAAAGAATGAACTCAAGTATCActtactgaaaatttaaaatttacagtttatAGTGGAGATATCGTTATTTTGAGAaacaagttttaaaaattttaacgtaAAACTTGCTgagaaaaaatgtaatttttaaagcttATCGAATGAtactttgataattttcatcaaatattACAGTGTGAGAAAGtaaacttaataaattttcaaactgtaATATTTCATACTTAAAATGTAAAACTTGCAGCGCGGCGCCAAACTGTAACTTTTATAGTTTCATTTATAAAGCGCTGCGTTACTATTTGaaaatgtaaatgtaaaatgtatttgaaaataaatgctCGTTCGAACAGCAATTATTCctgttttcttttttccgtgttaaGTATGAGTCTTTTTGGAATCATTCACGCGAGATATTTGATATAATTgatagtataaataattacgttGGCCGTAAATTTGTTGTAAACCTGGTGAATATACGTATGCcatagtatataaataaaaatttaataaaccatAAAGTGCCATAAATTGTGCACTTGTACGATAGTAAGTTGATAAACGTGACGCAAAACTGTCTTCTAGTACTCCAGCACCAAAATGTCTGGATGTCACTATTCCACATACCGCTGCTACGATTACTGCCAGTAATGTCAGAAATCTTAATcttaaatcttaaaaaaaagatgaaaattaattaaatgaataattaattaattacttaattaattaacttaccaAAATATGGCATCGCGCGCAATTCACTGTAGGCTTTCAGCatcagtaataataaatacgcAATGTAAATAATTCCAACAGTAAAAAAGAAGACTTTGAATccctagaaaaaaataattaatcaattaattcattcattaatttaattaaatttaattattattaaaatacttaatgaaaaattacataataattTGATGTATCGAGTGCGTAATCATAAGTCGGATCTTCAAGCTCTGTCCATCTTAACCACGTGGCTAGAGTAAGTGATGAACACCAAAGGGATCCGATTACCAACAATTTtggtaaataaaatgttagtaGTCTTCTATCATTCTAAAGTATATGATAATTTAGTATTATCGCGAATTCAAAACTCTGCTATCAGCGGCTCTATGAAACATAAAACTCTACCCTATCAAAATCTATGGGTTGTATGGAAACCCAGAGGCATTCATACAGAaaagtatggatttatataagaatccatGGGTATTTGGATTTTTATATGGGAAATCCACATAGGAAACTGTGGATACTTGGATTCCCATGTAGGAACTTTACATAGGAAACTGGGTACCTGGATTCCTGTATAGGAACTTGGATATTTGTTAGAAATTCATACAGGGTATCTGGATTTCTATGCCTATCCCCtagaaaaaaatccatgtggaATTGCATGGAAATTAATAAGAATCCATGTAggaaaatatgaatttatgtAAGAATCCAATAAAGGAGTGTATGGATTTATATGATAATCCATGGGTATCTGGACTCCCATATGGGAAATCCACATAGGAAACTGTGGGTACTTGGATTTCCATTACCTGGTGTAGGTTCCCATGGAAAATCGAGGTAGAAATCTATactagattcccatatggatttgACATGGTGTGGATTCCTATAGGAACTCATATGAGAATCTATGCTTGATTCCTATAGGAAACTATATGGGAATCCATGTAGAAAACTGTTGGTACCTGGATTCCCATACAGAAATTTTGATATATGGATTTCTTTGTAGGAAAATCATATAGGAATTTGGGTTTCTATAGAATCAGGGGTATCTGGATTTCTATGTCTATCGTCTATTGATACGAGACTATGAATCTGCTGGATTCCTACAGGAAACTATATGGAAATCCATCCGAAAACGTCATGTGGGAATTCCCATAAGAATCTAGGCTGGATTCCcatgtggatttttttgataggtaCCCTGTCAAAGTCTGTCACAAAATCTACCAAAAAATCACTTC includes these proteins:
- the LOC130674542 gene encoding activated RNA polymerase II transcriptional coactivator p15-like, translating into MPKSKEYLSSDDSSGSSHSEEEKPKKKKPKREEKKEKNAKEEKPSKKASSSKLDEEEPTWEIGNKKHVTVRKWKGKLYIDIREMYLDNEGSLKPGRKGISLTPENYMKLKDIMGEVDEAVKLKA